ACCCACAGGGTATCATCGGCATCTAAGCCAATAACTTTTATATTTTTCATTTTTAGCTTACTCGTTTAACAAATCCTGAAATTTTTTAAAAAATTCGCCAACATGGTACCCGTCCATTAAACCATGGTGCACGGTTAACGAAACGGGTAGCCAAAGCTTATCTTGTTCCCAAAAGTATTTACCAAAGGTTATTTTGGGTACGCTGTCTTTGTAAGTAAAACTGCGCGCATGCGATAAACTGGTAAAACTAACCCAGGGAATAGCGGAATAATGAATTACATCTAAGCGCCCGGTGTTTTCGTTTAAGCCCAAGCCCGATAAGGCTTTTATCTTTTCGATTGCCCGGTTTGCCCCTTCCGCAAAATTTTTAAAATCTGCTTGAAACTCAAAAAAAGAAAACCCAAAAGTAGTATCGTCGCGCAAAACCGTGGGCGAGGCATGAATGGTATCGTAGCAGAATACTTTATCTTCTTCTATCCGGTACCGGAAATTTTCGATGGTGTTAACGGCTGCCAAAGATTGGTATAAGTAATACAAGTAAAACGAC
The sequence above is a segment of the Adhaeribacter swui genome. Coding sequences within it:
- a CDS encoding chloramphenicol acetyltransferase; its protein translation is MKKELAVATWNRKEHFQFFSRFEEPFFSLVTNVDATAAYKKVKTVGGSFYLYYLYQSLAAVNTIENFRYRIEEDKVFCYDTIHASPTVLRDDTTFGFSFFEFQADFKNFAEGANRAIEKIKALSGLGLNENTGRLDVIHYSAIPWVSFTSLSHARSFTYKDSVPKITFGKYFWEQDKLWLPVSLTVHHGLMDGYHVGEFFKKFQDLLNE